A genome region from Arthrobacter sp. V1I9 includes the following:
- a CDS encoding Ppx/GppA phosphatase family protein, which yields MTRVAAIDCGTNSIRLLIADIDRSNGTTSLTDIVREMRVVRLGEGVDATGELAPEALERTFAATADYASLIKEHGAVKVRFVATSASRDARNRDLFVDGVRDLLGVEPEVISGDEEAALSFAGASSVLPILDGQEVLVVDLGGGSTEFVLGTAAGVTAAKSVDIGCVRLTERHLSQDPPTAEQIAAAEADVDAAIARAGQDVPLERATAVLGVAGSITTITAHALRLPEYSPDTIHGTELPLGTVRAASTELLTMTRSERAGLPYMHPGRVDVIGAGGLVWGRILERLAELTGGRIATATASEHDILDGIALSIG from the coding sequence ATGACCCGCGTTGCCGCCATCGACTGCGGCACCAATTCCATCCGCCTCCTGATCGCAGACATCGACCGCAGCAACGGAACCACCAGCCTCACGGATATCGTGCGCGAGATGCGCGTGGTGAGGCTGGGCGAGGGAGTGGACGCCACGGGCGAACTGGCCCCGGAGGCCCTGGAGCGGACGTTTGCGGCCACCGCCGACTACGCCAGCCTGATAAAGGAACACGGTGCCGTCAAGGTCCGCTTCGTTGCCACCTCCGCCAGCCGTGACGCACGGAACCGGGACCTGTTCGTGGACGGCGTCCGGGACCTCCTGGGCGTGGAACCCGAGGTCATTTCCGGTGACGAGGAAGCCGCGCTGTCCTTTGCCGGAGCCAGCAGCGTCCTGCCCATCCTTGACGGCCAGGAGGTGCTGGTGGTTGACCTGGGCGGCGGCAGCACCGAGTTCGTCCTGGGTACGGCAGCCGGGGTGACGGCGGCAAAGTCCGTAGACATCGGTTGTGTGCGCCTGACCGAACGGCATCTGAGCCAGGACCCGCCCACCGCCGAACAGATAGCTGCCGCGGAAGCTGACGTGGACGCCGCCATCGCCCGCGCCGGGCAGGACGTACCCCTGGAACGAGCCACCGCCGTCCTGGGCGTTGCCGGTTCCATTACCACCATCACCGCGCACGCCCTTCGCCTTCCTGAATATTCACCAGATACGATTCACGGCACGGAACTGCCCCTCGGCACAGTCCGGGCGGCCTCCACCGAGCTCCTCACCATGACGCGATCGGAACGCGCCGGCCTGCCCTACATGCACCCCGGCCGGGTAGACGTCATCGGCGCCGGGGGACTGGTGTGGGGCCGGATCCTCGAACGGCTGGCAGAGCTCACCGGCGGGCGCATCGCAACAGCCACAGCCAGCGAACACGACATCCTCGACGGCATCGCCCTGAGTATCGGCTGA
- a CDS encoding DUF501 domain-containing protein has product MELNTAAARDESRQPSARDLEVLSRQLGRPVRDVVEIPARCVCGNPLVAATAPRLANGTPFPTTYYLTHPVITSAVSRLEAAGVMTEMNEQLAGNGELANAYRSAHEAYLAARAAIGERSGIGAVPEIDGISAGGMPTRVKCLHVLVGHSLAAGPGVNPLGDQAINAISEWWTTDRCYCEGAWDTAGEAPSRDLSRHGPQGLPDIVGRPAPVRKTSGTAEAAK; this is encoded by the coding sequence GTGGAACTTAACACGGCAGCCGCCCGGGACGAATCCCGCCAGCCATCAGCACGAGACCTGGAGGTACTGAGCCGCCAGTTGGGACGTCCGGTCCGGGACGTCGTCGAGATTCCCGCGCGCTGCGTCTGCGGCAACCCGCTGGTGGCCGCAACCGCTCCACGCCTCGCCAATGGAACCCCGTTTCCCACCACGTACTATCTGACTCATCCGGTCATCACCTCTGCGGTTTCCCGGCTGGAGGCAGCAGGTGTGATGACCGAAATGAACGAGCAGCTGGCCGGTAACGGTGAACTGGCCAACGCCTACCGCTCCGCGCATGAGGCCTACCTGGCAGCACGTGCGGCCATCGGTGAACGGTCCGGAATCGGAGCTGTTCCCGAGATCGACGGGATATCCGCCGGCGGCATGCCGACCCGCGTCAAGTGCCTCCACGTCCTGGTGGGGCATTCCCTCGCAGCCGGTCCAGGAGTCAACCCGCTGGGGGACCAGGCCATCAACGCGATCAGTGAGTGGTGGACCACAGACAGGTGCTACTGCGAAGGCGCCTGGGATACGGCAGGGGAAGCTCCGTCCAGGGACCTCAGCCGGCACGGGCCGCAGGGGCTGCCGGACATCGTGGGCCGCCCCGCGCCGGTCCGGAAGACTTCCGGGACTGCCGAGGCCGCTAAATGA
- a CDS encoding septum formation initiator family protein, whose amino-acid sequence MATRRPKVPKVAPPRQATVAEADVIRADFGTATDKPGTHGAGRKAAAPNEGHAAGGNPAGSRTASGSHGVTASAGGGKGNRSQGTSPAAGTETADDQQPVPAKAFSGRMLALAVVMIAITIMLAPTVKIFFDKRAEIEALNADIAARVAEGDSLRQQVSRWEDPNYVKQQARDRINMVMPGETGYWVFGSDLPAGESSSQTGAAAQDPADLPWVDSLWESITRAATD is encoded by the coding sequence ATGGCTACCCGCCGTCCCAAAGTCCCAAAGGTCGCCCCACCCCGCCAGGCAACGGTTGCGGAGGCGGACGTCATCCGCGCGGATTTCGGTACCGCCACGGACAAGCCCGGCACGCACGGGGCCGGCCGGAAAGCCGCGGCACCGAACGAAGGCCACGCCGCGGGCGGCAACCCGGCAGGCTCCAGGACTGCGTCCGGATCCCACGGCGTCACCGCATCTGCCGGCGGAGGGAAAGGGAACCGTTCCCAAGGCACCTCCCCGGCGGCCGGCACCGAAACTGCGGATGACCAGCAGCCCGTCCCCGCCAAGGCGTTTTCCGGACGGATGCTCGCGCTGGCGGTGGTCATGATTGCCATTACCATCATGCTGGCGCCCACGGTGAAGATTTTCTTCGACAAAAGGGCAGAAATCGAAGCCCTGAATGCGGACATCGCAGCCCGGGTGGCTGAAGGTGACAGCCTGCGCCAGCAGGTCTCCCGCTGGGAGGACCCCAACTACGTGAAACAGCAGGCCCGCGACCGCATTAACATGGTTATGCCGGGCGAAACCGGCTACTGGGTCTTCGGCAGCGATTTGCCGGCCGGAGAAAGCAGTAGCCAAACCGGTGCAGCAGCACAAGACCCCGCCGATCTGCCGTGGGTGGATTCCCTGTGGGAGTCCATCACGCGCGCGGCCACAGACTGA
- the eno gene encoding phosphopyruvate hydratase, with amino-acid sequence MALIDAIHAREILDSRGNPTVEVEVLLSDGQIGRAAVPSGASTGEHEAVELRDGDKGRYLGKGVQKAVDAIIDQIAPALTGFDATDQRSIDQAMLDLDGTPNKGKLGANAILGVSLAVANAAAASADLPLYKYLGGPNAHVLPVPLMNILNGGSHADSDVDIQEFMVVPLGAETFSEGLRWGVEVYHALKAVLKEKGLATGLGDEGGFAPNLPSNRAALDLIQEAIKNAGYTPGKDIALALDVASSEFFTDGAYQFEGKALTSAEMSAYYTELVADYPLVSIEDPLDENDWDGWKTLTDSIGDKVQLVGDDLFVTNPAILQRGIDTKTANSLLVKVNQIGSLTETLDAVSLAQRAGYTTITSHRSGETEDTTIADISVATNAGQIKTGAPARSERVAKYNQLLRIEEELDDAARYAGRSAFPRFKG; translated from the coding sequence ATGGCGCTTATCGATGCCATCCACGCCCGCGAAATCCTTGATTCCCGCGGCAACCCCACAGTAGAAGTTGAAGTACTGCTCTCGGACGGCCAGATCGGCCGCGCGGCAGTTCCCTCCGGTGCCTCCACCGGTGAGCACGAAGCCGTTGAGCTGCGTGACGGCGACAAAGGCCGTTACCTCGGTAAGGGCGTCCAGAAGGCTGTTGACGCCATCATCGACCAGATCGCTCCGGCACTGACCGGTTTCGACGCCACGGACCAGCGCAGCATCGACCAGGCCATGCTGGACCTGGACGGCACGCCGAACAAGGGCAAGCTGGGCGCCAACGCCATCCTCGGCGTTTCCCTGGCCGTTGCCAACGCAGCCGCCGCCTCCGCTGACCTGCCGCTGTACAAGTACCTTGGCGGCCCGAACGCCCACGTCCTGCCGGTCCCGCTGATGAACATCCTCAACGGTGGCTCGCACGCCGATTCCGACGTCGACATCCAGGAATTCATGGTTGTCCCGCTGGGCGCCGAGACCTTCTCGGAGGGCCTGCGCTGGGGCGTTGAGGTCTACCACGCCCTCAAGGCCGTGCTGAAGGAAAAGGGCCTCGCAACCGGCCTGGGCGACGAAGGCGGCTTCGCGCCGAACCTGCCCTCCAACCGTGCAGCACTGGACCTGATCCAGGAAGCCATCAAGAACGCCGGCTACACCCCGGGCAAGGACATCGCCCTGGCCCTGGACGTCGCCTCCTCCGAGTTCTTCACCGACGGTGCCTACCAGTTCGAAGGCAAGGCCCTGACCTCCGCCGAGATGAGCGCCTACTACACCGAGCTCGTCGCCGACTACCCGCTGGTCTCCATCGAAGACCCGCTGGACGAGAACGACTGGGACGGCTGGAAGACCCTCACCGACTCCATCGGCGACAAGGTCCAGCTGGTGGGTGATGACCTCTTCGTCACCAACCCCGCCATCCTGCAGCGCGGCATCGACACCAAGACCGCCAACTCCCTGCTGGTCAAGGTGAACCAGATTGGTTCGCTCACCGAAACGCTCGACGCCGTGAGCCTGGCCCAGCGCGCCGGCTACACCACCATCACCTCGCACCGCTCGGGCGAAACCGAGGACACCACCATCGCCGACATCTCGGTGGCCACCAACGCCGGCCAGATCAAGACCGGCGCCCCGGCCCGCTCCGAGCGCGTTGCCAAGTACAACCAGCTGCTGCGCATCGAAGAGGAACTCGACGACGCCGCGCGCTACGCAGGCCGCAGCGCGTTCCCGCGTTTCAAGGGCTAG
- a CDS encoding MazG nucleotide pyrophosphohydrolase domain-containing protein, whose translation MGALTHESLVEYLLEEAYEVAETIEAGTGTGTDDAELRGELGDVLLQVVLHARLAEERGAFTFDDVARGLSAKMVRRNPHVFRPDGSLQDSFPATVDEIVQKWDAVKRAERPGRRDPFEGIPRALPALARAQKSIDRAARAGFSEARPSVDVPAFTSEDELGELLLAVVRSARAGGFDAERALRGAVRNYQQRVPEQHQQR comes from the coding sequence ATGGGCGCGCTGACCCATGAGTCGCTGGTGGAGTACCTCCTGGAGGAGGCCTACGAGGTGGCCGAAACCATCGAGGCCGGAACCGGCACAGGAACCGACGACGCCGAACTCCGGGGCGAGCTGGGCGACGTGCTGCTCCAGGTGGTGCTGCACGCCCGGCTTGCAGAAGAGCGCGGCGCCTTCACGTTCGACGACGTCGCTCGCGGCCTGAGTGCCAAGATGGTACGCCGGAACCCGCACGTGTTCCGCCCGGACGGCTCCCTGCAGGACAGTTTTCCTGCCACGGTTGATGAGATCGTGCAGAAGTGGGACGCCGTCAAGCGGGCAGAGCGTCCCGGGCGGAGGGATCCGTTCGAAGGCATTCCGCGGGCGCTCCCGGCACTCGCCCGGGCGCAGAAGTCCATCGACCGCGCGGCGAGGGCCGGGTTTTCGGAGGCACGTCCATCGGTGGACGTGCCCGCTTTCACGTCGGAGGACGAGCTCGGCGAGCTGCTGCTCGCCGTCGTGCGTTCTGCCCGCGCCGGCGGATTCGACGCCGAGCGTGCCCTGCGCGGCGCGGTCCGGAACTACCAGCAGCGCGTCCCCGAGCAGCACCAACAGAGGTAA
- a CDS encoding adenosine deaminase — MTEPIVDAAPAIDFDLKNLPKVSLHDHLDGGLRPATIIELAEAVGHTLPSTDPVALGQWFRESANSGSLVRYLETFDHTVAVMQTAEGLIRVAKEFVEDLADDGVVYGEVRWAPEQHLQKGLTLDEAVEAVQEGLEAGVEAVGETGREIQVGQLITAMRHADRGQEIAELAVRHRNKGAVGFDIAGAEDGFLPSRFKEAFTYLAQQNFPATVHAGEAAGLESIQSALVDGRALRLGHGVRIAEDIMVEFDDDDETEDTIGLVTLGDLSSWVRDRGIALEICPSSNLQTGAIAGFGDGIESHPLDMLYQLGFNVTINTDNRLMSGVTLTDEFDLLVETFDYDLDDLLELTLNAAEASFLPLEEKEALVEYINDAYANLG, encoded by the coding sequence GTGACTGAGCCTATTGTTGACGCTGCCCCTGCCATCGATTTTGACCTGAAGAACCTGCCCAAGGTTTCACTTCACGACCACCTGGACGGAGGACTCCGTCCGGCCACCATCATCGAACTGGCCGAGGCCGTTGGGCACACCCTTCCGTCGACCGATCCGGTTGCGCTCGGGCAATGGTTTCGGGAATCCGCGAACTCCGGCTCCCTGGTCCGCTACCTGGAAACTTTCGACCACACCGTTGCCGTGATGCAGACCGCCGAAGGGCTCATCCGCGTAGCCAAGGAATTTGTCGAGGACCTCGCTGACGACGGCGTGGTGTACGGCGAAGTGCGGTGGGCGCCGGAGCAGCATCTGCAGAAGGGCCTCACCCTGGACGAAGCCGTGGAAGCGGTGCAGGAAGGCCTCGAGGCCGGCGTCGAGGCCGTGGGGGAGACCGGCCGGGAAATCCAGGTGGGCCAGCTGATCACCGCCATGCGCCACGCCGACCGCGGCCAGGAGATCGCCGAACTTGCCGTCCGCCACCGCAACAAGGGCGCCGTCGGCTTCGACATCGCCGGAGCCGAGGACGGTTTCCTGCCCTCCCGTTTCAAAGAGGCTTTTACCTACCTTGCCCAGCAAAACTTTCCGGCCACGGTGCACGCCGGCGAGGCAGCCGGCCTGGAAAGCATCCAGTCAGCCCTGGTGGACGGCCGGGCGCTGCGGCTGGGACACGGCGTCAGGATCGCCGAGGACATCATGGTGGAGTTCGACGACGATGACGAGACCGAGGACACCATCGGCCTGGTGACCCTCGGCGACCTCTCCAGCTGGGTCCGCGACCGTGGCATCGCCCTGGAGATCTGCCCGTCCTCGAACCTCCAGACCGGCGCAATCGCCGGCTTCGGTGACGGCATCGAAAGCCATCCGCTGGACATGCTCTACCAGCTCGGCTTCAACGTCACCATCAACACCGACAACCGGCTGATGAGCGGCGTCACCCTGACGGACGAGTTCGACCTCCTGGTGGAAACCTTCGACTACGACCTCGACGACCTGCTGGAGCTGACCCTGAACGCCGCCGAGGCATCCTTCCTGCCCCTTGAGGAGAAGGAAGCACTGGTGGAGTACATCAACGACGCCTACGCAAACCTTGGCTAG
- a CDS encoding DedA family protein, with amino-acid sequence MEFINEAVLHAAGQWWIYPVLLLFFFVDGFAMVVPSETLIVALAAFSRHSGEPNLWILGLTALIGAIAGDNMAFMLGRRIGLNRWKWMRRPKVQKAFGWARYELDKRGAVLVFTARYIPWGRVAVNYVAGSTGFSHRRFFLLDAFACITWVGYSIGIGLLASSFPWLHHNPLLSAGIAVVFAIVLGVLIDHLLRLWHKHLARNDAEEVDEWLDGGPNGARDGQTRATAVMAPAAADGGPAAT; translated from the coding sequence GTGGAGTTTATTAATGAGGCTGTGCTCCATGCAGCTGGCCAATGGTGGATCTACCCGGTCCTGCTGTTGTTTTTCTTTGTGGACGGCTTCGCCATGGTGGTCCCCAGCGAGACCCTCATCGTGGCCCTTGCAGCGTTTTCCCGCCACAGCGGGGAACCCAATCTCTGGATCCTCGGCCTCACCGCGCTGATTGGTGCCATTGCCGGAGACAACATGGCTTTCATGCTCGGACGCCGGATCGGCCTGAACCGGTGGAAGTGGATGCGCCGGCCCAAGGTCCAGAAGGCCTTCGGCTGGGCCCGCTACGAACTGGACAAACGCGGCGCCGTGCTGGTCTTCACGGCCCGCTACATTCCCTGGGGCCGGGTGGCTGTCAACTACGTAGCCGGAAGCACCGGCTTCTCCCACCGCCGCTTCTTCCTGCTGGACGCCTTCGCTTGCATCACGTGGGTGGGGTATTCCATCGGGATTGGCCTGCTGGCCAGTTCCTTCCCGTGGCTGCACCACAACCCACTGCTCAGTGCGGGCATTGCCGTGGTGTTCGCCATTGTGCTCGGTGTCCTCATCGACCACCTGCTCCGGTTGTGGCACAAGCATCTTGCCCGCAACGACGCCGAAGAAGTGGATGAGTGGCTTGACGGCGGTCCCAATGGGGCACGGGACGGACAAACCCGCGCCACCGCGGTCATGGCACCCGCAGCCGCAGACGGCGGACCTGCCGCAACCTAG
- a CDS encoding DedA family protein, which translates to MQAINDFILAAAGQPWVLFLVLACCIIDGFFPPIPSESVVVGLSAVAATADVPNPWLLMLVAALGAFSGDNIAYLIGRRVGTRRWAWMRGPRMQSAFRWAGRELRKRPASLILVARFVPIGRVAVNLTAGVTHYPHLRFVGLTVLSASLWAAYSVGIGLFFGQWFENNHLLGAVIAIICAVALGIVVDVVINRVRRRAPMVERMKEPEA; encoded by the coding sequence ATGCAGGCCATCAATGACTTCATTCTCGCGGCAGCCGGACAGCCCTGGGTGTTGTTCCTTGTTTTGGCATGCTGCATCATTGATGGCTTCTTCCCGCCCATCCCCAGCGAGTCAGTGGTGGTGGGTCTGTCCGCCGTTGCCGCCACCGCAGACGTTCCCAACCCCTGGCTCCTGATGCTGGTGGCGGCTTTGGGCGCCTTTTCCGGCGACAACATCGCTTACCTGATCGGGCGAAGGGTGGGCACCCGGCGCTGGGCCTGGATGCGGGGCCCCCGGATGCAAAGTGCCTTTCGGTGGGCAGGCCGGGAGCTACGCAAGCGCCCTGCCTCGCTCATCCTCGTGGCGCGGTTCGTCCCAATCGGCCGGGTTGCGGTGAACCTCACAGCCGGGGTCACGCATTATCCGCACCTGCGCTTTGTGGGGCTGACTGTCCTGTCGGCCAGCCTGTGGGCGGCCTACTCGGTGGGAATCGGCCTGTTCTTCGGCCAGTGGTTTGAAAACAACCACCTCCTGGGCGCTGTCATCGCCATCATCTGCGCGGTGGCGCTGGGGATCGTGGTGGACGTCGTCATCAACCGGGTCCGGCGCAGGGCTCCGATGGTGGAACGGATGAAGGAACCAGAAGCGTAG
- a CDS encoding thymidine phosphorylase: MVTEARAAENIAEAFDAVDIIRIKRDKGTLSADQIDWTIDAYTRGAIADEQMAALNMAILLNGMNRTEIARWTAAMIASGERMDFSSLRRPDGGLKYTSDKHSTGGVGDKITLPLAPLVAVFGVAVPQLSGRGLGHTGGTLDKLEAIPGWRASLSNEEMLAQLQDVGAVICAAGAGLAPADKKLYALRDVTGTVEAIPLIASSIMSKKIAEGTGSLVLDVKVGSGAFMKDEATARELAETMVALGKDAGVNTVALLTNMSTPLGLTAGNAIEVEESVEVLAGGGPDDVVELTVRLAEEMLAAAGVHDADPAAALKDGRAMDVWNRMIEAQGGDPRAKLPAARESEVVYAPADGVLVELDALAVGVAAWRLGAGRARKEDVVQAGAGVRMHAKPGAVVRAGEPLMTLLTDTPERFARAKEALENAAVIAPEGSRPAQRLIIDRIA; this comes from the coding sequence ATGGTGACAGAGGCCCGCGCAGCGGAAAACATCGCCGAAGCGTTCGACGCCGTGGACATCATCCGCATCAAGCGGGACAAGGGCACGCTGAGCGCGGACCAGATTGACTGGACCATCGATGCCTACACTCGGGGAGCCATCGCGGACGAGCAGATGGCCGCCCTGAACATGGCCATCCTGCTCAACGGCATGAACCGCACCGAAATCGCCCGGTGGACGGCCGCCATGATTGCCTCCGGCGAACGGATGGACTTCTCCAGCCTGCGCCGCCCCGACGGTGGGCTGAAGTACACCTCGGACAAGCACTCCACCGGAGGCGTGGGGGACAAGATCACCCTGCCTTTGGCGCCACTGGTAGCGGTCTTCGGCGTCGCCGTTCCGCAGCTCTCCGGCAGGGGACTCGGGCACACCGGCGGCACGCTGGACAAGCTCGAGGCAATTCCCGGCTGGCGGGCCTCCCTCAGCAACGAGGAGATGCTGGCCCAGCTCCAGGACGTGGGCGCGGTCATCTGCGCAGCCGGTGCAGGCCTCGCTCCCGCGGACAAAAAGCTTTACGCACTCCGCGACGTCACCGGCACCGTTGAGGCCATCCCCCTCATCGCCTCGTCCATCATGAGCAAAAAGATCGCCGAGGGCACCGGGTCTCTGGTGCTGGACGTGAAGGTGGGCAGCGGCGCGTTTATGAAGGACGAGGCAACGGCCCGTGAACTGGCGGAGACCATGGTGGCGCTCGGTAAGGATGCCGGCGTCAACACCGTGGCCCTACTCACCAACATGAGCACGCCGCTGGGCCTGACTGCGGGTAACGCCATCGAGGTGGAGGAATCCGTTGAGGTGCTGGCGGGCGGCGGACCCGACGACGTGGTGGAGTTGACGGTCCGGCTCGCCGAGGAGATGCTCGCCGCTGCAGGCGTGCACGACGCCGACCCTGCGGCTGCCCTCAAGGACGGCCGCGCCATGGACGTCTGGAACCGGATGATCGAGGCGCAGGGCGGGGACCCGCGGGCCAAGCTGCCGGCGGCCCGGGAGTCCGAGGTGGTTTACGCCCCCGCGGACGGAGTGCTGGTGGAACTCGATGCCTTGGCCGTGGGCGTGGCAGCCTGGCGGCTCGGTGCCGGACGGGCCCGCAAGGAGGACGTGGTGCAGGCAGGTGCGGGAGTCCGCATGCACGCCAAGCCAGGCGCCGTGGTCCGGGCGGGCGAGCCCCTGATGACCCTGCTCACCGACACCCCGGAACGGTTCGCCCGCGCCAAAGAAGCGCTGGAAAACGCAGCAGTCATCGCACCCGAGGGATCACGGCCCGCACAGCGACTCATCATTGACCGCATAGCATAG
- a CDS encoding cytidine deaminase — protein sequence MGPARAVDWPALEAAAVEAMGRAYTPYSKFPVGAAALTEDGRIVSGCNVENASYGLTLCAECALVGNLHMTGGGLLRAFYCVDGKGNVLMPCGRCRQLLYEFRAPGMELMTTQGIKTMDQVLPDAFGPEHLEETW from the coding sequence GTGGGACCCGCAAGGGCCGTGGACTGGCCCGCCCTGGAAGCTGCCGCCGTCGAGGCCATGGGCAGGGCCTACACGCCCTACTCGAAGTTTCCGGTGGGGGCTGCGGCGCTGACCGAGGACGGCCGCATCGTCAGTGGCTGCAACGTCGAAAACGCCAGCTACGGGCTGACCCTGTGCGCCGAGTGCGCTCTCGTGGGCAACCTGCACATGACCGGCGGCGGACTGCTCCGGGCGTTCTACTGCGTGGACGGCAAGGGCAACGTCCTGATGCCGTGCGGGCGCTGCCGCCAGTTACTCTACGAATTCCGGGCACCAGGCATGGAGCTCATGACCACCCAAGGCATCAAGACCATGGACCAGGTGCTGCCAGACGCCTTTGGTCCCGAACACCTGGAGGAAACATGGTGA